Proteins found in one Lutimonas zeaxanthinifaciens genomic segment:
- a CDS encoding TonB-dependent receptor: MLHKKLYFLAFALLVCANIIAQTGSVKGRVYNEINNESIPFANIILEGTQIGGTSDENGNYELNNIQPGTYNLVCSFVGFKTVYIYEIIIGSTATTDINIALTEESSLLDQVVIQTNRIEKSQVSPLSKQTIGATEIYRNPGSNRDISKVIQILPGVATTVSFRNDIIVRGGAPNENRFYLDGIEIPNINHFATQGSSGGPVGMINVNFIRDVDFYSGAFPANRGNTMSSVMEFQQITGNREKFGGSFMVGSSDIGLTLNGPTGENSSFILSARRSYLQFLFQALKLPFLPTYNDFQYKHFFELDEKNQLTLVGIGAIDDFELNEDVNDGETDQETIDRNNYILGNLPVNSQWNYAIGANWKHFSKNSFQNVVISRNHLNNKAIKYRDNIEIPEELLYDYSSEEIENKLRVESTKRKNGWEWNIGAGFQHVVYKNSTFNKRAINGEVEIIDFESEFTMQKYELFTQISKAFFSERLSLSFGIRTDANSYSDEMSNFFDQLSPRFSASYQFTEKFSASFNLGRFYQLPAYTVMGYRDNDGNLVNRENGITYIQSDHFVAGVEYNPTKYSKITVEGFYKEYDNYPFLTNDSISLANLGGDFGVIGNEPATSTSVGRSYGLEFFLQQKLSSSVYGLISYTFVRSEFEDKNGDYVASSWDNRHILNITAGKKLRKNWELGAKFRFLGGSPYTPYDIEQSSRKEIWDVTQRGINDWDLLNTERNGNSHGLDLRVDKRWYFKKWALNAYLDIQNIYNFKTETQSFLDVVRDENGDPIEDPSDPERYLVREIENTTGTVLPSIGIMIEF; encoded by the coding sequence GTGTTACATAAAAAACTTTATTTTCTTGCATTTGCCCTGCTTGTTTGCGCAAATATTATTGCACAGACCGGATCCGTTAAAGGGAGGGTTTACAACGAAATTAACAATGAAAGCATTCCGTTTGCCAATATTATTTTAGAAGGCACCCAAATTGGAGGCACTTCAGATGAAAACGGAAACTATGAATTAAATAATATCCAACCTGGCACCTACAATCTTGTTTGCAGTTTTGTAGGATTCAAGACCGTCTATATTTATGAAATCATTATAGGATCAACTGCCACCACTGACATTAACATTGCCTTAACGGAAGAGAGTTCGCTTCTTGATCAGGTTGTTATACAAACCAACAGAATTGAAAAGTCTCAGGTTAGCCCTTTGAGTAAACAAACCATTGGAGCCACTGAAATATACAGAAATCCCGGATCAAACAGAGATATTTCCAAAGTGATACAAATTTTACCCGGGGTGGCCACCACGGTATCGTTCAGAAATGACATTATTGTTAGAGGAGGTGCTCCCAATGAAAACAGATTTTACCTTGACGGAATAGAAATTCCAAATATAAACCATTTTGCTACCCAGGGATCTTCCGGAGGCCCCGTTGGGATGATCAATGTAAATTTTATACGAGACGTTGATTTTTACTCAGGTGCATTTCCCGCTAATAGAGGAAACACCATGAGCTCTGTGATGGAGTTTCAGCAGATCACGGGAAACAGAGAAAAATTCGGAGGCAGCTTTATGGTGGGTTCCAGTGACATAGGATTAACCTTAAATGGCCCTACAGGAGAGAATTCCTCATTTATTTTATCCGCCCGAAGATCTTATTTACAATTTTTGTTTCAGGCTCTAAAGCTTCCTTTTTTGCCTACATATAACGATTTTCAGTACAAACATTTTTTTGAACTTGACGAAAAGAACCAGCTTACCCTGGTTGGAATAGGCGCCATTGATGATTTTGAATTGAATGAAGATGTAAATGACGGTGAAACTGATCAGGAAACCATTGATCGAAATAATTATATTCTCGGAAACCTTCCGGTCAACAGTCAGTGGAACTATGCGATCGGAGCCAATTGGAAGCATTTTTCAAAAAACAGCTTTCAGAACGTTGTGATTAGCCGTAATCACTTAAACAACAAAGCTATTAAATACAGGGACAATATAGAGATACCTGAGGAATTGCTTTACGATTACAGTTCAGAAGAAATTGAAAATAAATTGAGAGTTGAAAGCACAAAAAGAAAAAACGGATGGGAATGGAACATTGGAGCAGGATTCCAGCACGTAGTTTATAAGAATTCCACTTTTAACAAAAGGGCAATCAACGGAGAAGTAGAGATCATCGATTTTGAATCTGAATTCACCATGCAAAAATATGAACTCTTTACTCAGATAAGCAAGGCATTTTTCAGTGAAAGACTTTCACTGTCTTTTGGTATAAGGACAGATGCGAACAGCTATTCAGATGAAATGTCAAACTTTTTTGATCAGCTATCTCCACGATTTTCAGCTTCTTATCAATTTACAGAAAAATTTTCAGCCAGTTTCAATCTGGGACGCTTCTATCAATTACCTGCCTATACGGTAATGGGATATCGCGATAATGATGGCAATCTGGTCAACAGGGAAAACGGTATCACCTATATCCAGAGTGATCATTTTGTTGCCGGTGTGGAATACAACCCAACCAAATACTCAAAGATCACTGTTGAAGGATTTTATAAAGAATATGATAATTACCCTTTCTTAACCAATGACAGTATATCTCTCGCCAATCTGGGTGGAGACTTTGGTGTTATCGGAAATGAACCAGCCACCTCAACTTCAGTAGGAAGAAGTTATGGGCTGGAGTTTTTTCTGCAACAAAAACTGAGCTCCTCAGTATATGGATTGATTTCCTACACGTTTGTCAGAAGCGAATTTGAAGACAAAAACGGAGATTATGTGGCCTCATCCTGGGACAACAGACACATTCTCAATATCACGGCAGGTAAAAAATTGAGGAAAAACTGGGAACTTGGTGCAAAATTCAGGTTTTTGGGGGGCTCCCCCTATACACCTTATGATATTGAGCAATCTTCGAGAAAAGAAATTTGGGATGTTACTCAGCGAGGAATTAATGACTGGGATCTTTTGAACACGGAAAGAAATGGTAATTCTCACGGCCTTGATCTGAGGGTAGATAAAAGGTGGTATTTTAAAAAATGGGCATTAAATGCATATCTGGATATTCAGAACATTTACAACTTTAAAACAGAAACTCAGTCTTTTCTTGATGTCGTAAGGGATGAAAACGGAGATCCTATTGAAGATCCTTCCGACCCGGAGCGTTATCTTGTAAGAGAAATAGAAAACACTACTGGCACAGTATTACCTTCAATAGGAATTATGATTGAATTCTAG
- a CDS encoding YfhO family protein, producing MNIKKFLPFLIPILSFVVIALAYFSPVLEGKELFQSDIAQFRGMSKEVKEHRAEFQEEPYWTNRAFGGMPTYQLSTYYPHDYIKKVDSLLRFLPRPADYLFLYFLGFFVLLSVLKVEWKLAFIGALGFGFSTYLIIILGVGHNAKAHAISYMPMVLAGLILVFDKKYLPGFVLTAVAMALEINASHPQMTYYLLFAVLIFGIIYLIEAFKERRLPEFAKQIGLLLIAVILAVGVNATSLLATKEYADHSTRSQSELTINPDGSPKEISSGLSKEYITQYSFGILETFDLFIPRFMGGSNNEKLDKESYTYRFLKDKAGRKQALNFAENAPMYWGDQPIVAAPPYIGSVLIFLFVLGAILIKGPMKKWLIAATVFSVVLSWGKNFNLITNFFIDYVPLYNKFRAVSSIQVIAELAVPVLAILGLQKFLSEKTKKEERLQAIKWAGISVAGLALFFTAFGANLFSFESFRDAGYENMLAGLSDILIEDRRTIFFQDSLRSLIYVVITACLLWLFLTNKIKRNIVIGGVLILVVVDLVVVDQRYVNKDDFISKSRLEKPFDLSPMQSEILKDKGHYRVLNFMVDPLNDGSTSFFHNSVGGYHAAKPRRFQELYEFQIARNNIEVLNMLNTKYFVFPGENNVENVQLNQEANGNAWFVEQIEFVDTANEEIRALDSLDTEKRVILTRDYESLLEGRSFMKDSTDTIVLTSYKANEMIYQTNTSSDQLAVFSEIYYKDGWNAYLDGELIPHMRANYVLRAAMIPEGNHELVFKFEPKVIQTGSVISLISYGLLLLIPMGWYLRKRKSNNSPTDKKGPTDKNESIQVI from the coding sequence ATGAATATCAAGAAATTCCTGCCATTTCTTATCCCGATTTTGAGTTTTGTGGTGATCGCCCTGGCGTATTTTTCCCCGGTTCTGGAAGGGAAGGAACTGTTTCAGTCAGATATTGCCCAATTCAGGGGGATGTCAAAGGAAGTTAAAGAGCACAGAGCTGAGTTTCAAGAAGAGCCATATTGGACCAACAGGGCATTTGGAGGAATGCCTACTTATCAGTTAAGTACCTACTATCCGCACGATTATATCAAAAAAGTAGACAGCTTGCTTCGCTTTTTGCCGAGGCCTGCAGACTATTTGTTTTTGTATTTCCTTGGGTTTTTTGTTTTGTTGTCTGTTCTTAAAGTAGAATGGAAACTGGCCTTTATAGGAGCATTGGGATTCGGTTTTTCAACGTACCTGATTATTATACTCGGAGTGGGACATAATGCAAAGGCTCATGCCATATCATACATGCCAATGGTCTTGGCAGGATTAATTCTGGTTTTTGACAAAAAGTATTTACCGGGATTTGTCCTTACTGCCGTGGCAATGGCATTGGAAATTAATGCCAGTCATCCTCAAATGACCTATTATTTGCTATTTGCCGTATTGATCTTTGGTATCATTTATTTGATTGAAGCATTCAAAGAGAGAAGATTGCCCGAATTTGCCAAACAAATTGGGTTGCTTCTTATTGCGGTTATACTTGCCGTTGGAGTGAATGCGACAAGTTTGCTGGCAACCAAGGAATACGCGGATCATAGTACTCGAAGTCAGAGTGAACTAACGATCAACCCTGATGGAAGCCCAAAGGAGATCAGTTCGGGGCTTTCAAAAGAATATATTACACAATACAGCTTTGGAATTCTTGAGACTTTTGACCTTTTTATTCCTCGTTTTATGGGAGGGTCCAATAATGAAAAGTTAGATAAAGAAAGTTATACTTACCGGTTCTTAAAGGATAAGGCAGGGAGAAAACAAGCCCTTAATTTTGCGGAAAATGCGCCTATGTACTGGGGTGACCAGCCCATCGTTGCGGCACCACCCTATATCGGTTCAGTTTTGATTTTTCTTTTTGTGCTCGGTGCAATATTGATAAAGGGCCCGATGAAGAAATGGTTAATCGCTGCTACGGTGTTTTCGGTGGTTTTAAGTTGGGGAAAGAATTTTAATTTGATAACAAATTTCTTTATCGATTATGTCCCGTTATATAATAAATTCAGAGCAGTGTCGTCAATTCAGGTCATCGCTGAACTTGCTGTTCCTGTTCTTGCCATATTGGGGCTACAGAAGTTTTTAAGCGAGAAGACAAAAAAAGAAGAGCGATTACAGGCCATTAAATGGGCTGGGATTTCAGTGGCTGGGCTGGCTTTGTTCTTTACCGCTTTTGGAGCCAATTTGTTCTCGTTTGAGAGTTTTCGCGATGCCGGTTATGAAAATATGCTGGCCGGGTTGTCGGATATTTTGATCGAAGACAGAAGAACCATTTTCTTTCAGGACAGTTTGCGATCTCTGATCTATGTGGTCATTACGGCTTGTTTATTATGGTTGTTTTTAACAAATAAAATTAAACGGAATATTGTCATTGGAGGGGTTTTAATACTGGTTGTCGTTGACCTGGTTGTTGTGGATCAGCGCTATGTCAACAAAGATGATTTTATATCAAAATCAAGGCTTGAGAAGCCTTTTGATTTAAGTCCGATGCAATCGGAGATTTTAAAGGATAAAGGTCATTATAGAGTGCTCAATTTTATGGTGGATCCTTTGAATGATGGCAGTACCTCATTTTTTCACAATTCAGTCGGGGGTTATCATGCGGCAAAACCCAGAAGGTTTCAGGAGCTTTACGAGTTTCAGATAGCTAGAAATAATATTGAGGTTTTAAATATGCTCAATACCAAATATTTTGTTTTTCCGGGGGAGAATAATGTTGAGAATGTTCAGTTGAACCAGGAAGCTAATGGTAATGCCTGGTTTGTGGAACAGATCGAATTTGTAGATACGGCCAACGAAGAAATTAGAGCACTGGATAGTCTGGATACAGAGAAAAGAGTAATCCTGACCAGAGATTATGAATCCTTGCTGGAGGGAAGAAGTTTTATGAAAGACAGCACAGATACGATCGTCCTGACCTCGTATAAAGCAAATGAAATGATATATCAAACAAATACATCCTCTGATCAGCTTGCCGTATTTTCTGAAATATACTACAAAGATGGATGGAATGCCTACCTGGATGGTGAGCTTATTCCGCATATGAGAGCGAATTATGTGTTACGCGCGGCTATGATCCCGGAAGGAAATCACGAACTTGTGTTTAAATTTGAACCAAAGGTAATTCAGACCGGTAGCGTAATTTCGCTCATTTCTTACGGATTGTTATTGCTGATTCCAATGGGATGGTATTTACGAAAAAGGAAATCAAATAATAGTCCAACAGATAAAAAAGGACCAACAGATAAAAATGAGTCAATTCAAGTCATATAA
- the wecB gene encoding non-hydrolyzing UDP-N-acetylglucosamine 2-epimerase, which produces MKKVVSVLGARPQFIKGAVLSRIIRERGELKEVIIHTGQHFDKNMSAVFFDEMKIPKPQYNLEINNLGHGAMTGRMLEGIEEILLNEKPDLVVVYGDTNSTLAGALAAKKLGIRVAHVEAGLRSFNMGMPEEVNRILTDRISDFLFCPTPSAVANLKTEGFDHFDAEVILSGDIMKDSVEYYGRLSSEKSSLIHQLSLKDKNFVLATVHRQENTDDAGNLESIINSLNEISKSTTVVLPMHPRTRAAIKKTGINFAGLITEPLGYFDMLELLKHCQMVITDSGGLQKEAYFNQKPCVIVREETEWVELVDHHYAVITGADSERIKEAYRKFEEHKPVFDKDLYGKNIGETIYQIIWRII; this is translated from the coding sequence ATGAAAAAAGTAGTAAGTGTTTTAGGAGCCAGGCCTCAGTTTATAAAGGGGGCTGTACTGAGTCGGATCATACGGGAACGTGGGGAATTGAAGGAGGTAATTATTCATACGGGCCAGCATTTTGATAAAAATATGAGTGCCGTCTTTTTTGATGAAATGAAGATTCCAAAGCCTCAATACAATCTTGAAATCAATAATCTTGGTCATGGAGCAATGACAGGAAGAATGCTTGAGGGCATTGAAGAAATACTCTTAAATGAAAAGCCCGATTTAGTTGTGGTATACGGCGATACAAATTCGACACTTGCCGGGGCACTTGCTGCAAAGAAACTCGGTATAAGGGTCGCTCATGTTGAGGCCGGCCTTAGATCTTTTAATATGGGAATGCCGGAGGAGGTTAACAGGATTCTTACCGATCGAATTTCTGATTTTCTGTTTTGCCCAACGCCATCAGCCGTCGCCAACTTAAAAACGGAGGGTTTTGATCATTTTGATGCGGAAGTCATTTTATCTGGTGATATCATGAAAGACTCTGTAGAGTATTACGGTCGATTATCTTCTGAAAAATCGTCTTTGATCCATCAATTATCCCTGAAAGACAAAAATTTTGTTTTAGCAACAGTCCACAGACAGGAAAATACGGATGACGCCGGAAATCTGGAGTCGATTATTAATAGCCTCAATGAGATTTCAAAATCTACGACAGTGGTCTTACCGATGCATCCCAGAACCCGGGCCGCCATAAAAAAAACCGGAATCAATTTTGCAGGCTTGATTACTGAACCGTTGGGTTATTTTGACATGCTTGAGTTGTTAAAGCATTGCCAAATGGTAATTACCGACAGTGGAGGGCTCCAGAAGGAGGCTTATTTTAATCAAAAGCCATGTGTTATCGTTCGAGAAGAAACCGAATGGGTAGAATTAGTAGATCATCATTATGCTGTAATCACCGGAGCAGATTCAGAGAGAATTAAAGAGGCTTATCGTAAATTTGAGGAGCATAAACCAGTCTTTGATAAAGATCTGTACGGGAAAAATATTGGAGAAACTATATATCAGATAATCTGGAGAATAATCTGA
- a CDS encoding glycosyltransferase family 4 protein — MKALLITYYWPPAGGSGVQRWLKFVKYLPEFGIDPVVYTVQNANYALTDESLNEEVPSEIEVLKEPIWEPNDFLSKFSNKEKQVSAGFLSSKPSFIGRQLQYIRANYFIPDARKYWVRPSVKRLLRYMEEQSIDVVVTSGPPHSLHLIGKELKEKTGVKWIADFRDPWTNIDYFHTLPMTKKSKKKHYELENEVLKKADAVVVVGASMKKEFDDRNKNVHVITNGYDGEIVNDNNMLDKRFSISHIGMMNADRNPLILWRVLKELIQESSEFEKDLQVKLIGKCDKSIFESIQKEGLTDFVNFISYLPHKEVMQYQSTSQILLLSVNRVPSAKSIITGKVFEYLQSNRPIIGIGPLDGDLASIMKDSGNGIMIDFEDSKGLKESILACYNKYKSDQLKVRSKNIDRYHRRNLSEKLASLIKSI; from the coding sequence TTGAAAGCACTCTTGATCACATATTATTGGCCTCCTGCCGGAGGAAGCGGAGTTCAGCGATGGCTGAAATTTGTCAAATACCTTCCGGAATTTGGTATTGACCCGGTTGTTTACACAGTCCAGAATGCTAATTACGCTCTTACTGATGAGAGTTTGAACGAGGAGGTTCCATCGGAAATTGAGGTTTTAAAAGAACCTATATGGGAACCTAATGATTTCCTTTCTAAGTTTAGTAATAAAGAAAAGCAGGTTTCCGCAGGATTCCTAAGTAGTAAGCCATCTTTTATTGGTAGGCAACTCCAGTATATCAGAGCAAATTATTTTATTCCTGATGCTCGTAAATACTGGGTAAGACCATCGGTGAAAAGATTACTTCGTTATATGGAGGAACAATCCATTGATGTTGTAGTAACATCCGGCCCTCCCCATAGTCTGCATCTGATAGGAAAGGAGCTTAAGGAAAAAACAGGTGTAAAATGGATTGCTGATTTCAGGGATCCCTGGACGAACATTGATTATTTCCATACCCTTCCAATGACCAAAAAGTCTAAAAAGAAGCATTATGAACTCGAAAATGAGGTCTTAAAAAAAGCAGATGCTGTTGTCGTTGTGGGAGCTTCCATGAAAAAGGAATTTGACGATCGAAATAAAAATGTTCATGTAATTACTAATGGTTATGACGGGGAAATTGTTAATGATAACAATATGCTTGATAAGAGATTCAGTATCTCACATATCGGAATGATGAATGCGGATAGAAACCCGTTGATATTGTGGAGGGTTTTAAAAGAACTGATACAAGAATCTTCTGAATTTGAGAAAGATCTGCAGGTAAAACTCATCGGAAAATGTGATAAGTCTATATTTGAAAGCATCCAAAAGGAAGGGCTGACGGATTTTGTGAATTTTATTTCATATTTGCCGCATAAAGAAGTGATGCAATACCAGAGTACGTCACAAATATTGTTGCTATCCGTAAACAGGGTTCCCTCGGCCAAATCAATAATCACTGGTAAGGTTTTTGAATATCTTCAAAGTAACAGGCCTATTATTGGCATAGGTCCGCTTGATGGGGATCTGGCGAGTATCATGAAAGATTCAGGAAATGGTATAATGATTGATTTTGAGGACTCAAAAGGCTTGAAAGAATCTATTCTGGCTTGTTACAATAAGTATAAATCAGATCAATTGAAGGTTAGATCTAAAAATATAGACCGGTATCACAGGAGAAACCTTTCCGAGAAATTGGCAAGTCTGATAAAATCAATTTAA
- a CDS encoding DUF4834 family protein: MQEASIQGLWFILFLILGYYAFKWLARVLLPVLMQKAVRNFEKKAREQQGYSQQNDNVREGETIIDKQPVKQRESNKDVGEYVDFEEVDD; encoded by the coding sequence ATGCAGGAGGCTTCAATTCAGGGTTTGTGGTTCATTTTGTTCCTGATTCTTGGGTATTATGCTTTCAAATGGCTGGCACGGGTTTTACTGCCCGTTTTGATGCAGAAAGCGGTACGGAATTTTGAGAAAAAAGCGAGAGAACAACAAGGGTATTCACAGCAGAATGATAACGTACGAGAAGGTGAGACGATCATTGATAAACAACCCGTCAAACAGAGAGAAAGCAATAAAGATGTGGGTGAATATGTTGATTTCGAGGAGGTTGATGATTGA
- a CDS encoding glycosyltransferase family 4 protein translates to MILDKPFPPDPRVENEALTLIEAGYEVFLFCLSYKNEKTSETYKGIQLRRYSSGKIEYKLSALSYTLPFYRIGLSKKIRSFLELNQIDVIHIHDMVAGDATLLANKKLNLPVILDLHENRPEIMKYYPHLKKFPGNLLISPERWKKKEGELVKKVSKTVVVTNESKKELIQRLGIAADRIVVVPNTVKKSFYQDYELDDLILKRYKGTFVILYLGDTGLRRGLLSVIKAVANIINGQDLKQNLKLVIVGSNSSDHILKNKVKELGIQDYVDFEGWQDPKSFQSYLKTACIGVSPLHRNPHHDTTYANKLFQYMSFEVPLVASDAKAQKQIIKKANSGLIHKEKDVKDIETRILQLYNNDRLAEELGRNGKRFIEDKFSWEIVSSELKNLYLEFESS, encoded by the coding sequence ATGATTTTAGACAAGCCCTTTCCTCCCGACCCCCGGGTAGAGAATGAGGCTTTGACCTTGATCGAGGCAGGATATGAAGTCTTTTTGTTTTGTCTATCTTATAAGAACGAGAAGACAAGTGAGACTTACAAGGGAATTCAATTAAGAAGGTATTCGAGCGGTAAGATCGAATATAAATTATCAGCCCTTTCTTATACACTTCCTTTTTATCGAATAGGCCTTTCAAAAAAGATCAGGAGTTTTCTGGAGTTGAATCAAATTGATGTGATTCACATTCATGATATGGTGGCAGGAGACGCCACATTACTGGCAAATAAGAAATTAAATCTTCCTGTGATTCTCGATCTGCATGAGAACCGCCCTGAAATCATGAAATACTATCCTCATTTGAAGAAGTTTCCCGGAAACCTGCTCATATCGCCTGAAAGATGGAAAAAGAAAGAAGGAGAGTTGGTGAAAAAGGTTTCAAAGACCGTAGTTGTTACAAATGAGTCCAAAAAGGAGTTGATCCAGCGGTTGGGAATTGCTGCTGACCGCATCGTAGTGGTTCCCAATACGGTAAAGAAATCCTTCTATCAGGATTATGAACTGGATGATTTAATTTTAAAAAGGTATAAAGGTACTTTTGTGATTCTCTATTTAGGGGACACAGGTTTGCGAAGAGGGTTATTGTCGGTTATAAAGGCGGTGGCTAATATCATAAATGGCCAAGATCTAAAGCAAAACCTTAAGCTGGTTATCGTAGGGAGTAATTCCTCGGATCACATTTTAAAAAACAAGGTAAAGGAGCTTGGTATACAGGATTACGTTGATTTTGAAGGATGGCAGGACCCTAAGTCTTTTCAAAGTTATTTAAAAACAGCCTGTATTGGAGTCTCACCTTTGCATAGAAACCCTCATCATGATACAACTTATGCCAATAAGTTGTTTCAGTATATGAGTTTTGAAGTTCCGCTTGTTGCAAGCGATGCAAAAGCCCAGAAACAAATTATAAAAAAAGCAAATAGCGGTCTTATCCATAAAGAAAAGGATGTAAAAGATATAGAAACAAGAATTTTACAGCTTTATAACAATGATCGGCTCGCGGAAGAATTGGGAAGAAATGGAAAGAGATTCATCGAGGACAAATTTTCATGGGAAATAGTTTCGAGTGAATTGAAGAACTTATATTTGGAATTTGAATCATCTTGA
- a CDS encoding methyltransferase, whose amino-acid sequence MPKKRYEHTLKFLQSVLPAPATILDLGIRNELSEILEAHGYKVYNTQGEDLDFDYANVNNYEVDAVTAFEIFEHLIAPFNVLNTIKASKLITTVPLKLWFASAYRSKTDKWDRHYHEFEDWQFDWLLEKSGWQIKKCEKWSSPVNKIGFRPILRRFTPRYYAVYAER is encoded by the coding sequence ATGCCGAAAAAAAGGTATGAACATACCTTAAAATTTTTGCAATCTGTTCTTCCGGCACCTGCCACAATTCTTGATCTTGGTATTAGAAATGAGTTAAGCGAGATTCTTGAAGCTCATGGTTATAAGGTGTACAATACGCAAGGAGAGGATCTTGATTTTGATTATGCCAATGTAAACAACTACGAGGTGGATGCTGTTACTGCATTTGAAATATTTGAGCACCTTATAGCGCCCTTTAATGTCTTGAATACAATCAAGGCCTCGAAACTAATTACCACAGTTCCATTGAAGTTATGGTTTGCCTCGGCTTACAGAAGTAAAACCGATAAATGGGACAGGCATTACCATGAATTTGAAGATTGGCAGTTTGACTGGCTTCTGGAGAAGTCCGGATGGCAGATTAAAAAGTGTGAAAAATGGTCGAGTCCTGTCAATAAGATCGGATTCAGGCCCATTTTAAGAAGATTTACTCCCCGATACTACGCAGTTTATGCTGAAAGATAG
- the asnB gene encoding asparagine synthase B, whose protein sequence is MCGIVCAFDLKEKAEVLRPQLLEMSKRIRHRGPDWSGIYSNDKAILAHERLAIVDPASGKQPLYSEDKKLVLAANGEIYNHRELREKFAQDYSFQTESDCEIILALYQKKGVDFIDDLNGIFGFALYDVEKDEYFIARDHIGIIPLYIGWDANGTFYVASELKALEGVCTKIELFPPGHYLSSKDGELTRWYDRDWTEFEAVKENQTSIDELHDALEAAVHRQLMSDVPYGVLLSGGLDSSVTSALAKKYADKRVESGDTQEAWWPRLHSFSVGLEGSPDLAAAQKVADHIGTVHHEIKFTIQEGLDAVRDVIYNLETYDITTIRASTPMYLMARVIKSMGVKMVLSGEGADELFGGYLYFHKAPSAEEFHKETVRKLDKLHMYDCLRANKSLAAWGIEGRVPFLDKEFMDVAMRLNPEDKMINGERMEKWVVRKAFEKYLPESVAWRQKEQFSDGVGYSWIDTLKEIVEQEVSDEQLANAKYKFPIQTPTSKEEFYYRSIFAEHFPSDTAALCVPQEASVACSTKIALEWDESFKNMNDPSGRAVANVHEEAYENEKVVSE, encoded by the coding sequence ATGTGTGGAATAGTTTGTGCATTTGATTTAAAGGAAAAGGCAGAGGTTTTAAGGCCTCAATTGTTGGAAATGTCGAAGAGGATTCGTCACAGAGGTCCGGACTGGAGTGGGATATATAGTAATGATAAGGCCATTCTTGCTCATGAAAGACTTGCGATCGTTGATCCGGCTTCAGGGAAACAACCTTTATACAGTGAAGATAAAAAATTGGTTTTAGCGGCAAACGGAGAGATTTATAATCATAGGGAGTTGCGCGAGAAGTTTGCACAGGATTATAGTTTTCAGACGGAGTCAGATTGTGAGATCATCCTGGCTTTGTATCAGAAAAAAGGTGTAGATTTTATTGACGATTTGAATGGTATCTTCGGATTTGCGCTTTATGATGTAGAGAAGGATGAGTATTTTATTGCCCGTGATCATATTGGAATTATTCCTTTATATATTGGATGGGATGCAAACGGAACTTTCTATGTGGCCTCTGAATTAAAGGCACTTGAAGGGGTGTGTACCAAAATTGAATTATTTCCTCCGGGACATTATCTCTCAAGCAAAGACGGTGAATTGACCAGATGGTATGACCGCGACTGGACAGAATTTGAAGCCGTAAAGGAAAATCAGACGAGTATTGATGAACTTCATGATGCTTTGGAGGCGGCAGTTCACAGACAATTAATGAGTGACGTTCCTTATGGCGTTCTGTTATCCGGGGGTCTAGATTCTTCTGTAACATCGGCACTGGCAAAAAAGTATGCTGACAAAAGAGTCGAATCCGGTGATACTCAGGAAGCCTGGTGGCCAAGATTGCATTCCTTTTCAGTGGGATTGGAAGGTTCGCCTGATCTGGCTGCGGCTCAGAAGGTAGCAGATCATATCGGAACGGTACATCATGAAATCAAATTTACAATTCAGGAGGGACTGGACGCCGTAAGAGATGTGATCTATAACCTGGAAACCTATGATATAACTACGATTCGTGCCTCAACCCCAATGTACCTGATGGCGAGAGTGATCAAATCCATGGGTGTAAAAATGGTATTATCGGGAGAGGGTGCAGATGAGTTATTTGGAGGATATTTATATTTTCATAAGGCGCCAAGTGCAGAAGAGTTCCATAAAGAAACGGTAAGAAAGCTGGATAAACTTCATATGTATGACTGTTTAAGGGCAAATAAATCTCTGGCAGCATGGGGAATTGAAGGTCGTGTTCCATTTTTAGACAAGGAATTTATGGATGTGGCTATGCGATTGAATCCTGAAGATAAAATGATCAACGGAGAGCGAATGGAAAAATGGGTGGTCAGAAAGGCTTTTGAAAAATACCTTCCGGAAAGTGTAGCCTGGAGGCAGAAAGAGCAGTTTTCTGATGGAGTAGGGTATAGCTGGATTGACACCTTAAAGGAAATTGTGGAGCAGGAAGTTTCGGATGAACAATTGGCCAATGCCAAATATAAGTTCCCGATTCAGACACCTACTAGTAAAGAAGAATTTTATTACAGAAGTATCTTTGCTGAGCATTTCCCTTCTGATACAGCAGCGCTATGTGTGCCTCAGGAAGCCTCTGTTGCCTGTAGTACAAAGATCGCCCTGGAATGGGACGAGAGCTTTAAAAACATGAACGACCCTTCAGGAAGAGCCGTTGCAAATGTTCACGAAGAAGCCTATGAAAATGAAAAAGTAGTATCTGAATAA